From Phoenix dactylifera cultivar Barhee BC4 unplaced genomic scaffold, palm_55x_up_171113_PBpolish2nd_filt_p 000495F, whole genome shotgun sequence, one genomic window encodes:
- the LOC120106239 gene encoding probable serine/threonine-protein kinase PBL3: protein MGNFCGRPAKCANAPFSVGSKNSLPSTGASSSIDSSKTTSTGVDNSLPSCKTEASPAVSLKSSLAVNLKSFTLNDLKTATKNFSSNSYLGEGGFGCVFKGWIDENTFLPTRPGVGIVVAIKKLKRESFQGHKEWLAEVTYLGQLRHENLVKLIGYCSESDNKLLVYEYMQRGSLENHLFKRGVQTISWAMRVNIAIGVARGLSFLHSLETPVIYRDLKASNVLLDSDFHAKLSDFGLARNGPTGDKTHVSTRVVGTRGYAAPEYIATGHLSVKNDVYSFGVVLLELLSGMRALNEDRCSAEETLVDWAKPFLNERRKISRIMDTRLEGQYAKKEAQAIAALALQCLHTDPKNRPIMTEVLATLEQLRASKETTVPRIYSRK from the exons AGAATTCACTGCCTAGCACTGGTGCCTCTAGTTCAATAGATTCAAGTAAAACAACTTCTACTGGGGTGGATAATTCTCTTCCATCATGCAAAACCGAGGCATCACCTGCTGTTAGTTTGAAGTCCTCACTTGCAGTCAATCTGAAGTCCTTTACCCTGAATGATCTCAAGACTGCTACTAAAAATTTCAGCTCCAATTCTTATCTCGGTGAAGGAGGGTTTGGGTGTGTCTTCAAAGGATGGATTGATGAGAATACCTTTTTACCCACAAGACCAGGAGTTGGTATTGTTGTTGCCATCAAGAAACTCAAACGGGAAAGCTTTCAGGGACACAAGGAATGGCTT GCAGAAGTGACCTATTTGGGTCAGCTTCGACATGAAAATCTAGTGAAGCTCATAGGATACTGTTCAGAATCTGATAACAAACTTCTTGTCTATGAGTACATGCAGAGGGGCAGCTTGGAGAACCATTTGTTCAAAA GAGGAGTACAGACTATTTCCTGGGCGATGCGAGTCAACATTGCCATTGGGGTTGCTCGAGGACTATCATTCTTACACAGCTTAGAAACCCCAGTAATATACCGTGATTTAAAAGCTTCCAACGTTCTTCTCGACTCA GACTTCCATGCAAAACTATCGGATTTTGGCTTAGCAAGAAATGGTCCTACTGGAGATAAAACTCATGTTTCAACTCGGGTGGTTGGAACTCGTGGTTATGCTGCTCCAGAATACATTGCTACAG GTCACTTGAGTGTAAAGAACGACGTATACAGCTTTGGGGTTGTGTTGTTAGAACTTTTATCAGGGATGCGAGCACTAAATGAAGACAGATGTTCTGCAGAGGAGACTCTTGTAGATTGGGCAAAACCATTTTTGAATGAAAGAAGGAAAATATCGAGGATCATGGACACAAGGCTGGAGGGTCAGTATGCAAAGAAGGAAGCCCAGGCAATTGCTGCTCTTGCCTTGCAGTGTCTACACACAGATCCCAAAAACCGGCCTATCATGACAGAAGTTCTTGCCACACTAGAACAGCTCAGAGCATCAAAAGAGACAACGGTACCTCGAATCTACTCAAGGAAATAA